The following are encoded together in the Acidovorax sp. KKS102 genome:
- a CDS encoding RNA-binding S4 domain-containing protein, producing MNTMETMRLDKWLWCARFYKTRSLATEEIGKGRVTVNGQLAKPARDLRCGDTVALRQGPVARTVLVRGLSGARGPAPVAQQLYEETPDSIAAREKAAEIRRLAPEPAATLQEGRPTKRDRREIDKVHKGSDWGSRWSASIDE from the coding sequence ATGAACACGATGGAGACGATGCGGCTGGACAAATGGCTCTGGTGCGCCCGCTTTTACAAAACCCGCAGCCTCGCCACGGAAGAAATCGGCAAAGGCCGGGTCACCGTCAATGGTCAACTGGCCAAACCTGCCCGCGACCTGCGTTGCGGCGACACCGTGGCGCTGCGCCAAGGGCCCGTGGCGCGCACCGTGCTCGTGCGGGGCCTGAGCGGCGCCCGTGGCCCTGCGCCTGTGGCCCAACAGCTGTATGAGGAAACCCCTGACAGCATCGCCGCCCGCGAAAAGGCAGCGGAAATTCGCCGACTGGCCCCCGAGCCCGCCGCCACATTGCAAGAAGGCCGCCCCACCAAACGCGACCGCCGTGAGATCGACAAGGTCCACAAAGGAAGCGATTGGGGCAGCCGATGGAGCGCATCCATCGACGAGTGA